Below is a genomic region from Candidatus Lernaella stagnicola.
CCATTTTGCCGCCGCCGTCGCTTGAAAGCCTGGAGAAGACAGGTTGGCAGGATCGGCTGCTGGCGAAAGTGGGAGAGATTACCCAAAGTCGGGCTCGCGTCCCGATTTTGATCGGTACCGCCGTTGTGTTTTTCGTCGGCCTGTTTTTCGCCCGCAATTTGGTGATCGGCGATGTGCATCCCGGCACGCCCTTGCTGTGGCCGGACTCGGTGTACAACCAAGATACCAGTGCGGTCGGCGATAAATTCGGCAATACGGAATCGCTGTCGATTATTCTGGAGGGCATCGGGAAAAACGCCATCAAGAATCCGAAGGTGTTACGCGTGGCCGAGGGGCTGCAACGCCACCTCGAAGAACTGGACGAGGTGCATTCGACCAGTTCAATTGCCGACTTGTTGCCGGAAATCACGCGCATCATGCACAGCGACAATCCGAAATGGGAGTTGATTCCCGAAGACCCGCGAGAGGCCGGACTGTATCTGGAAATCCTCTTTTCCGGCGTTGAGCCCGGCGATCTGGCGCGTTACATCACCAACGATTTTAAGGACGGCAACATCGCCGTCAATCTGCGCGATCACAAGGGCGAAACGTTGCGTGCCGTGGTCGCCGCCGCCAAGGAATACATCGCGAATAATCCGATGATCGACGAAAACTACGAGCCCGACGAAATGGAGAAGGAGCGAATCGCGAAGCAGGGCGGCAATCCCAAAGAAGTGGCGCGCTTCCGGCTCGCCGGCAACTATGGCGGGTTGCTCGCGGCGATCAACGAGGCGATCGTCCGTTCCGAGGCGAAGGTGACGATTCTCGCCTTCACGATCGTTTTCGTCATGTGTCTCTTCGCTTATCGCAGCGCCCTGGCGGGCGTCCTGTTTATGATCCCCATTGCGTTGTCGAACTACCTTACCTACGCGCTGATGGGTGCGCTGGGCATCGGATTGGACGTCAATACCCTACCGGTTGTCGCCTTGGGGGTCGGCCTCGGCGTGGATTACGGCTTATACGTCGTGGGCCGCCTTGAGGAGGAGTTCATCAAGAGCGGCGGCGATTGGGGCGTAGCAACGGCTCGTTCGATCTCGACGGCCGGTAAGGCGGTCTTGTTTACGGCCACGACCATGGTGGCGGGCATCATCTTCTGGATGTTCAGCTTCCTGCGCTTCCAGGCGGAGATGGGAATCTTGCTGGCTTTCTGGATGATCATTTCGATGATCGGCGGGCTGCTGTTGTTGCCGATCCTCGTTTACATGATCAAACCGAATTTCATCGCCAAGTCGCTGCACAGAGGTCCGACCGTGGGGGCTTAAGGCGAGTAGTCGAGATAACTTCCGTCAACCCAATTCGACCCGGTAACCGTTCCGGAAGCCGGGTCGATTCTTATCCAGGCGAGCGCGGCGTCCGACGATATCGTGCCGAAACCCTCGATCGCCAGCGTGTACGGTGTCTGCTCGGCCGCGATCACCGCATCCAGGAAATCAAGACCGGCGATGGTGTAAGCCAGGCGCGTATCGTCACCGCCCGCTGTTACCGTGGGCGGTGCGAGTTCGTCCGTGCCCGGTGCAAACACGGCTAAGAAGTTTGCCGCGTCGGTTTGCGTGTGGGCCTGAAGTACCGAGTGCGTGTGGTACTCGTAATGAGCGTAGCCGTGCTCGTTTTCCGCTTCCGTCAACGCCGCTTCCGGTCGCGCTTGCACGTGGATGTTCATCAACGCCTGCGGTCGATCCACGACAGCGCCGTCGCCGGTCAGCGTAAAGACACCGTCGGTGTCGCCGCCGGCCAGGGTATGGGCTTGCCACGTGTAGTCACGCGTATAAAAGGACGCGATGCGGTCGCTGATCACGAAGTACTCTTCCCCGATCAATAACAACCACCTCTCTACGTCGGTCAAGGCGTAAGACGACTCGACACGCGTGGCTCGGAAGGGCGGTTCGTCGACGAAATCCGTCAGGTACGCGTCAGTGTCGGCCAACAAGTAAAACAACCCGTTGAAAGGCCCGGCGCCGTCGGCGAGGATCAAGTTGTGATTGTCGGCGAAGCAAACCCGCGATCGATCCGACCAGCCGATATAACCGGAGTCGATGACGAAATACTCGCCCAGCGCATGCAGCATGAAGCTGGTGGCGTCGGCCTGTTCGTGGCCGATTCCCGACAGTCGCGCGATGCCGTGTTCCCCGTTTAGCAGGCCGAAAAACGCGTCGCCGTCCCAGCCGGAGCGCAGTATGTTCTGACCCGCTTCGGGCATCGCCACGCTGTGGTAAGGCGGTAGTTCAGAGGCGGGCAGGGCGTCGAGAAACGGCAGTTCGAAAATTGCCAACGCCGAAACCGTGTCGGTGCAATCACCGCTTTGCTCAACATGCCAGGCGAAATCGGGGCGGTTGGCGAAGCGGGCGAGCGCACTGGAATAGCCGCAGCCGAGGTTGCTGTCGTCCAACGGCGCGTTCTTGCCGCCGGGCATGTTCACCGCAAAACGCCAGTCGAGGATTTGCTGTAAGCGCGGATCCGTGAGGGGATCGGCGACTT
It encodes:
- a CDS encoding MMPL family transporter; amino-acid sequence: MKEGSWITKSGRLVIRYRYATLAIILLLTAFFGYQATKVELKTPTIDLFPKDHEYVQTYVEYEEVFGGANVCLIALTVEQGDVFNTETFAKIRDFTKALELLPAVNNYQVLSIAQRKIKKTYLEESEGLAHHKSEPIMWPNIPKTAEEIAQVKHDIYTTGRLHGTLVSLDDKAALIAAGFLDFGLVNPAESLRQIMQRVAEVEERDPEESLRNLQAAIEGQPFTLDDTLYGAILKIAQSVEDDNTKVHMIGRPILLGVVEKNFNQLYWIFFLTIASIIFVLFLYFRDLRGVLVPVVTMLISACWGLGILGLIGSHFNPLVIVVPFVISARALSHSVQLIERFMEEYRNRRDRSEAAVATYAGLFKPGMLSIITDAAGVFIVILTPIPLMEKLAIMGGFWVLSIIVSDMIFNPVVLSILPPPSLESLEKTGWQDRLLAKVGEITQSRARVPILIGTAVVFFVGLFFARNLVIGDVHPGTPLLWPDSVYNQDTSAVGDKFGNTESLSIILEGIGKNAIKNPKVLRVAEGLQRHLEELDEVHSTSSIADLLPEITRIMHSDNPKWELIPEDPREAGLYLEILFSGVEPGDLARYITNDFKDGNIAVNLRDHKGETLRAVVAAAKEYIANNPMIDENYEPDEMEKERIAKQGGNPKEVARFRLAGNYGGLLAAINEAIVRSEAKVTILAFTIVFVMCLFAYRSALAGVLFMIPIALSNYLTYALMGALGIGLDVNTLPVVALGVGLGVDYGLYVVGRLEEEFIKSGGDWGVATARSISTAGKAVLFTATTMVAGIIFWMFSFLRFQAEMGILLAFWMIISMIGGLLLLPILVYMIKPNFIAKSLHRGPTVGA
- a CDS encoding heparinase II/III family protein; protein product: MKMIWRHMIWLALLALALNACDVPPDQGAATDWSLHAATASQTQHPIVIAPDSDRDGITDFRELREGTDPLDPGDASAWHPKWSGHPRLVTDQAGWLAVKDRVLAGDPEATRLFSRVAGYARRDPIIQDPDAYDFSYDETNGYTASAAALSALVNDDAAAAAKAVEITASLYFDIWMWSLGEWDQGTIHGSTALIHHCLAYDLLVGFDLIDAEDADRMRNAILDYVAILYDMYVTIPIAMFTPNNHVIKLTSGLAVTGMTFNDVPESAKYVNLGLSTVPWVLFEFQMPPGGGQAEGPSYLDYTIVTFLPFAVIYHNVAQGEALPYRTVCRARLQVPCFPTVQEVADPLTDPRLQQILDWRFAVNMPGGKNAPLDDSNLGCGYSSALARFANRPDFAWHVEQSGDCTDTVSALAIFELPFLDALPASELPPYHSVAMPEAGQNILRSGWDGDAFFGLLNGEHGIARLSGIGHEQADATSFMLHALGEYFVIDSGYIGWSDRSRVCFADNHNLILADGAGPFNGLFYLLADTDAYLTDFVDEPPFRATRVESSYALTDVERWLLLIGEEYFVISDRIASFYTRDYTWQAHTLAGGDTDGVFTLTGDGAVVDRPQALMNIHVQARPEAALTEAENEHGYAHYEYHTHSVLQAHTQTDAANFLAVFAPGTDELAPPTVTAGGDDTRLAYTIAGLDFLDAVIAAEQTPYTLAIEGFGTISSDAALAWIRIDPASGTVTGSNWVDGSYLDYSP